The genomic window GGATAGTTAAGCCCCCGAAAAGGGCTAAGTTATGTTCGACTAGGCGAGATTCGGATTGGGGAGTAGGTTGGATTTAGTGGCTGATATTGGCTTTTTCTGATAAGAAAAAACACCACCCCCCTAGTGGATCGAGGCACCTGCTAGAGCGATATCGAGGGGAAAGCCCGGTTCAAGGGGGAATCTTCTGATAGCTGCCATCATAGAGTCCTGATAAAATGAGGGTGGAAAAATAGAGATTGCTGTGTTTGTATCTCAGATCTGGCTTGATGTTCAAATAGAGAAAAGCACGGAATAGATTTAACGCCAGAATCAGGGTTAGCCAAAAGGCAGAGATGGCAGTGGGATGATGCCTGTACACATGGTCGGCATGCCAATAGGTGACCATCTCGTTTAGGGCCTTATTCTCGATGTGCCATCTGGAATGACCAAGATCAACAATGGCCTCGTCTCCTAATGGTCCTGTTCTCCACAGATCGCACCACCCTTACACCCCTGCCCAAGGCCTGCCACGAACTGAAATCCTCAATATCCCACATCTGTCTTGTTGTGTTGCCCTCTAGCTGGGTCAATGGTTCCTCATATTGAAAAAGACTCTTGGCATCCTGGATTAGCTCCCGCCTCTGATCCTTTAACACAGCGATGATATGCTTGCCATGGGCGAGGAGAAGATCAAAGAAATGGGCCCTTAGATAAAGTCCATCGGCAACGACTAGATCAAAGGCGCGGGGGTAATGATCAAGTATCCTCTCCATGAGACGAAAAGCCGCGCCAACCTCATCCTCGCCCCCTCTCTGCTCCTCCACATCTAATAGGAGGGGAAAATCCTTGGCTGAGAGCATGGCTATGACATTGCGATGATAGTACTGGATACGATCCTGTTGCCTGGTGTGGATCACCCTGCTCAGACAACCAGGGCAACAGCGCAGATAACTTGCGCTTGATTCATGACCATCTATGATCAACACATCAAACCCATGGGTCTTCTTGAGGGCTTTGTTCCGCTTCAATCTGCTGTAGACGTGGTGGGTGAAATGACGGATGGATTCCAGGTTGATCAGGCAAAAGACCCGCCCTATCGTATCAGCACTAGGCAGATCTTGGCCCAGCCACCTCCTCCAAAAACCATTGCCCCTTTGCTGCTCCAAGGCATTCAGACTCCCCATCCGGGTGAGCATCATGACCAGGGCACTTGAAAATATGACAGGCGTCTTGATCGACGGCCTTGTCCGCCTGTCGGCGATACTGCCGAGCAGAGCGCGAAACTGATAGACCTTCTCTACATAGTGGAGAAAACGCCTGAGAATCGCTTACCCCTTTTCCTTTAACCTATTCCAATAGAGGGAGGATATCTTCTCGAGCAACTGCTGAACATCGCGGTAGTTTTGCACCCACCTGCGTACCAGCTCCTCCTTGTTCTTGGGGATATAGAGCTGCTCGATCTTGCCGTCTTTGCTTCGGCTCAGAAAAAGCGAGACATGTTTGGTTCCCCTTCTACATTTACAATTCGGTTTTCCACAGACCCGTTCTCTCACCGATAAGGTGCCCCTGACAAACTCTCTGTAACTGACATAGGGCTTCAGCCGGGAACGAATCTGCTCGGTAATTATTCGGAAGAAAAAAGATTATAAAATTGAAAATTTAGGCGTGTTTGAAATTTCAGTTGCGGAACCGCTGCTCGTCGAGGGCGGGGGTTGACTCGAAACCCTTTTTCTGTTTTACTTGACCCTGCAGTAAATCCGCCGGGAAGGGTATTGCCGGCAGAGCTGTTCCGTTAGGGTCATGTTCAGGCGAAGGCCACCCAGACTCTGGGTGGCTTTTCCACTGGAGGGGCCGACCTTTGGCAGAGAGAACTCTTGTCGTCGTCACCTACCTCCTTATCATCTCGCTGGTAGGCATCTATACGCGCCGATATGCAAGGGGAACCCCGGAAGATTTCTTTTTGGCCGGGAGGAATCTCGGTCCCTTTCTCCTCTTCTGCACCATGGCCGCCACCAATTTCTCCGCCTTCACGGTCTTCGGATTTTCCGGAGCAGGCTATCGGCTGGGATATGGATTCTACCCCATCATGGCCTTTGGCACCGCGTTCATGGCCGTCACCTTCAGCTTCATCGGCAAGCGGGTCTGGCAACTGGGCAAAAAAGAAGGCCATATCACTCCCGCCGAACTGATCGGCAGGAGATACCGGAGCAGGGCTCTGCGGCTTGTTTTCTTCGGAGTCATGGTCATCTTCACCTTGCCCTATATTGCCATCCAACCGATCTCCGCCGGCTACGCCCTCGAATCGCTCTTGGGAATTCCCTATTTTGCCGGTGCCCTTCTGGTCATGGGTGTAATCGTTGCTTATGTCTTCCTGGGAGGACTTCGGGGCGTGGTTTGGACCGACGCTCTTCAGGGAGCCATGATGATTCTTCTGATGATCACTGCTCTAATGATCGCCGCTGCTCCCCACGGCGGCTTGATACGGGCCAATCTCACCGCCTTTCATCGCTTCCCGGATCTCTACTCGAGACCGGGCCCCAACAACGCCTTCCCCCTGGGTATCTGGTTCAGCTATATGATTCTCTGGTTTCTATGCGATCCTCTGTTCCCACAACTATTCCAGAGATTCTTTGCAGCCAAGGACCGCCGTTCTCTCGATATCACGATGCTCACCTATCCTCTGGTCACGGGCCTTCTCTTTCTCCTTCCCGTATCCATCGGAGTGATCGGACGTCTCTCCCTGCCCGGGCTCAAAGGGAAAGAGGCCGACAGGATCCTGCCTCTTCTCATGCAGCAACTGGCAGACAACTGGATAGGCGCTCTCGTCCTCACCGCCGGGCTGGCTGCACTCATGTCGACTCTCGATTCACAGCTATTGACCCTGAGTTCGATGTTTGCCAGAGATATCCCGCGAAGGCCTCACGGCGCGAAAAACCAGCAGAAGATCGGCAGGATCTTTGTTATCGTCCTGGCCGTAGCCGGCCTGGCCATAGCCTATAGGCCGCCGAGTACGATTCTGACAATTGCGACCCAGACCTTCACGGGCCTCGCTGTCCTCTTCCCCACCCTCGTCGCCGGACTCTACTGGCCAAGGGCTACGGCCCTTGGTGCAGGTCTCTCCATCCTGATCGGGGAGACCATGGTTGTACTCTACGCTCTGGGCTGGCTTCCCACCTTGGGGTTCCTCCCGGTTGTTCCGGTGCTCCTCGTCACGAGTGTCGTCATTATAGTGGTGAGCCTTCTCCAAAGGGGCAGGCCCTCGGCGGAACCGGAACTGCCTGGAAGCATCGGTGGGAGACCAATCGGACGAAAAAAGGCTGTCACAGGGGGCGCCGTGTTTGCAGTACTCTTCCTCCTGGGAATCGATTACTGGTCATGGGGATCGGCCACGCCTCTGATTCTCGGTTTTCCCTGGTGGCTCTGGTATTTTGTCGGGCTAAACGGGTTGCTCATTGTCGCCATGGCCCTTTTCTTGCGGGATCGGCCCCTGTAGCGCAAACCCGTGTTGCCGGCCATGCCTCCCCCGGTCCCGGGAGTCGGATTTCCGGTATCCCGGAGTCTCTCGGTATAGGGGTATACCGGGTTCCCCTCTGTTTCACTCCTTCTTGCCCGAAGAGAAAAGCCCTGGGATCAACTCTTGGAGGCCACCCTCCGTGCTTTGCTTTCCCTGGGTCAGGTCTTCCAGGATCTTCAGGGCTTTCTGCTTTGTTGCCTCTCCGCCCCCTTCTTTACCCACCAGATCCTCCAGGATCTTCGGGGCCGCCTCCATCACCTTTTCACTCTCCAGAAGACCGGATAGGTCCGGCCTGAATCTTGGGTGAGAGATTGTCCCGGAGATCTCAACGGGAACCATGAACCCTTTCCTCAAACCGCTGTCGCCCTGCCCCTGTAGAGTAGCCACGAACTTGGGCTCCACCCTGTATTCGATTGTCTCCCGTGGCAGGTCGATCCTTCCCCTGCCCACCACCCTCAAAAGGGGAGAGGCCAGGTAGGTGGAGGGGTTGACGAGCAGGCCGTCCTTCAAGGTGAACTTACCCCTGAGTTCTGAGAACTCGGTCTTGAGCCTCTCGGTTTTCTCCATCCCGAAAACGGCCTTCACGTTTCGAACCATCTGGACAATGTCGAATCCTACAATGGCCCCGTCGGTGAAAGAGAACTGACCCTTCCCGTTTAGTGTCTCCCTTATCTGCTCTGGCTCTGTACCCCTGAACGAGATATCTCCACTGAAATCGATGAGCCCTTGGATCCTGTCCGTGTAGCCGAGGTCTTTCAGCAAAGGACCTGCATCCACATGCTCCATCCCGGAGACGATTCTGATCCTCGGTCTCTCCTGCTGAAGATTCCCCGTAAAGATACCGGAAAGCTTGCCACCGTAAAGACTCATGGAAAAGGGGTCCACCCGGATGATCCCTTCCCGCATCTCGACTCTGGCCATCACCTGGGAAAGGTCTGCCCCCCGGATCTTCAATTCCCCGATACGAATCTCCCCTTCCACCACGGCCTTCCGGGGGAAAGCAAACCGGGGTTTCCCCTCCCCTTTCGTACCTCCCCCGTGTTTTTCTTTGTCTTCGCTTCCGGCCGAAGCAGGTAGATACCGGTCCACATCGATCCTGTCCACGGCAAGGTCGAACTTGCACACAGGCTTCTCAAATTGGCTCGCCTCCACGTCGAAATTCATTGTGGAACCGTCCAGCTTTAAGACCCCTCCCTTCAAGTCCACCGCCTTGGATGTCCCGGTTGCGGTTACCTTAAGAGCCATCTCCTTGAAGGCATCGGGGGATCTCATCTTCTTGGAAAGATCAGAACCTAAGGCCTTTGCCAGTTTCCGGGGAGAGAAAGGGTCGGTCTCAACGGCTATTTCGAATCGAGGTCCCTCATCCAACCCGGCCAGAAAACCCCTGACCCGGGCCACCAACACGTCCAGTCCCCGTACTTCTAAAGAAAAGGGAATCTTCTCTCTTCCCAAAGACACCCCGAGAGGGCCTACCCTGCCTTTGATCCGGATAGGCCGCCCGTTCAGCCGTGCAGAGAGATCAAGGGAGATGGGTCGATCCAGGGAGATCGGGTGCAGCCCCAGGTCGACTTCCGTGAGCCGCTGCTCGGTGCCCTTCCGGCGATCTAACCAGAGTAGTTCTCCGGAGGTCACGGCAAACTCCCCCACCGTGAGTTTCTTGATCCCAGGGGAGGGTTTCTCCTTGGAGGCAGGCTTCTTCCTGGTCTTCTTTTGCTCTGCTCTCCCGGTGAGATCCTGCCAGTTTCCCCGGCCGGCCTCATCTCTTTCAAGCACGACCCTGGGACTTTTCAGGATAAACCGCCTCACGTCGATCTCCTTGAAGATCAGGGGGAGCAGTTTGACTCTCACCTCGAGCCGGTCCAGGGAGAGGAAGTCTTCTTCCCTGAACCCCTTCGCATTGCCGAGATGTATGTCCGACAGGGACAGTCCGGCCCAGGGGAACACGGTAAGCTGGATATCTCCCCCGATAGAAAAGGCTCTACCAGTGGATTCTGTCACCATGCTCTGGATAGCGGGTTTGTATTTGTTGAAATCCACGATTCGGGGGAGTAGGAGTGCAAAAACAAAGAGAAGCAAAACCAGGGCTCCTATGATGATTCCCAACCACTTTAGCACTCTGACCATGGTTCCTCCTTCACACCGTCTCTTCCGGAAAAGGGTTTTTTCTTAAAGCTTAGGGCTTTGTTCCAGATCTTGTCAAGCGGTCTCAAAGAAAAGTCTCTCCCAGGGACCGGCCGCCTCCTGCCCGGCAGAAGTGTTCGAAACCCGGAGGAGATCCGGATCCGGCCCTTTCCATAGGCGGGAGACCCGGGACCTCCACACCTGTTGACAATGAGGGGATTTTTGCTGTTTTATTAAGGCCGGGCAGCCTGCTCGAAAAGGGCTGTAAACGGTCGGCTCACAAAATCTGCTCAACAGGGGGAAGAAGCCATGCTGGTTAGAAATGTCAAAGAGGTACCTGAGATTTCCCTGAAGACCGTTCTCCATGAGGGCAAGCCCCTCGACATAACCGGAACATCCATCCGGTGGCTGGTCCATAACCGGTACGGAGGGCCTGAGTACAGGCACAACTTCGCCTTGCGCCATTTCACCATGAAACCGGGAGGAAAGATCCCCTTCCACGCCCATGAGTACGTAGAGGCCGTCTTTGTCCTGGAAGGGTCTTTGATCTTCAAAAGCGAAACGGAGGCCGCAAGAGTCGGACCGGGAGACGTGATATACACCTATACATGGGAAGGTCATTCCCTTGAAAACCCGAGCAAGACCGAGACGGCCGTATTTACCTGTACCATCGATTGTCCCGGGGACGGCAGCAACTGCCTCGAACCCGAGCATCCTTGATGCAAGAGAGGCTGTGCGGGCCGATTCAGGCTCCCCTGGCCCGCTCGCAGTGGGGGCATCTGCCGATCCGCAGTGTTTACTGCATCGGTCCCAGGATCCAGGGAACGAACTCCTCTTCACCCAAACCCTGGAGTTCGCTTTTTGTTCTCTCACCAGACGCCACGGCGATAATCCGTTCGAAAATCTCCCGGCCAACCGAACCGATCGGTTCTCCCTCCAGAACCACTCCGGCGTTGATATCCATGTCGCCTATCATCTTCCTGTAGAGCCGAGAATTGGATGCGACCTTGATCACCGGAGCCGGCTTGAACCCAAACACCGAGCCCCGTCCCGTGGTGAAGACAACCACATTCGCCCCCCCCGCAACCATCCCGGTCACAGACGTGGGATCATGACTCGGGGTATCCATCATCACCAGCCCTTTCTCGGCCACCCTCTCCCCGTACAGGTAGACCGCATTGAGAGGTGTATTCCCTCCCTTGGCTACGGCACCCAAAGACTTCTCGTAGATCGTGGTCAACCCTCCCTTCTTGTTGCCGGGGGAGAGGTTATTGTCGAGTTCCGAATGGAAGAGGCGAGTGTATGTTTCCCACCATCGGATCCGTTCCAGGAGCCTTCTCCCCACTCCCTCGTCCCTGGCCCGCCTGGTGAGGAGGTGCTCGGCCCCGTACAGCTCCGCCGTCTCTCCGAGGATCACCGTTCCCCCACAACGGACCAGTTCGTCAGCGGCCAAGCCCAGGGCAGGGTTTGCCGTGATGCCGGAATCAGCGTCACTGCCTCCACACTGTGTGGCCAGGCAGATCGAGGAGACAGGTTGAGGAGTTCGCCGCGCCTCGTTCGCATGGGGTAGCATCTCCAAAACGATTTTCACACCTTTTTCCACCGCCTCTTGGGTTCCACCGGTCTCTTGGATGTTCACGATAGGGGGGTGTTGAAAGAGGGGCAGGTTGGGACAGGTCAATCCCTTGGCCTCGACGAGGCTGCTGGCCTGATTCATTTCACAGCCGAGTCCCACAAGGAGGTACCCGGCTATATTGGGGTGGGTCGCAAAGCCTGCCAGGATCAGCTGGAGCCTCTCATGATCCTCTCCTCCCATGGGCATGCCGCACCCGCTGTGATGGCAGACAGGAAAAACAGAGTCCACGTTGGGGAACGCCTCGAGCCCTCCTACTCGAAAATGACGGGCGATCCGGCGGGTGACCGAGGCCGAACAGTTACACGTGGAGATGACGGCGATACAGTTTCTTGTCCCGACCCGGCCATCGGCTCTCTGAAAACCGAGAAACGTCCTCGTCTTGGCCGCCTGGCCGGCCACCGGCGGCTTGACCTCCGTGGCAAAATCCTGGTCTCGGGCAAAGCTGCCGGCTTCCACATTGTGGATGTGAACGTGGTCCCCCGGCCTGATCTTCTGAGTGGCAAAACCGATAATCTGT from Deltaproteobacteria bacterium includes these protein-coding regions:
- a CDS encoding AsmA family protein, with the translated sequence MVRVLKWLGIIIGALVLLLFVFALLLPRIVDFNKYKPAIQSMVTESTGRAFSIGGDIQLTVFPWAGLSLSDIHLGNAKGFREEDFLSLDRLEVRVKLLPLIFKEIDVRRFILKSPRVVLERDEAGRGNWQDLTGRAEQKKTRKKPASKEKPSPGIKKLTVGEFAVTSGELLWLDRRKGTEQRLTEVDLGLHPISLDRPISLDLSARLNGRPIRIKGRVGPLGVSLGREKIPFSLEVRGLDVLVARVRGFLAGLDEGPRFEIAVETDPFSPRKLAKALGSDLSKKMRSPDAFKEMALKVTATGTSKAVDLKGGVLKLDGSTMNFDVEASQFEKPVCKFDLAVDRIDVDRYLPASAGSEDKEKHGGGTKGEGKPRFAFPRKAVVEGEIRIGELKIRGADLSQVMARVEMREGIIRVDPFSMSLYGGKLSGIFTGNLQQERPRIRIVSGMEHVDAGPLLKDLGYTDRIQGLIDFSGDISFRGTEPEQIRETLNGKGQFSFTDGAIVGFDIVQMVRNVKAVFGMEKTERLKTEFSELRGKFTLKDGLLVNPSTYLASPLLRVVGRGRIDLPRETIEYRVEPKFVATLQGQGDSGLRKGFMVPVEISGTISHPRFRPDLSGLLESEKVMEAAPKILEDLVGKEGGGEATKQKALKILEDLTQGKQSTEGGLQELIPGLFSSGKKE
- a CDS encoding sodium:solute symporter family protein, whose protein sequence is MAERTLVVVTYLLIISLVGIYTRRYARGTPEDFFLAGRNLGPFLLFCTMAATNFSAFTVFGFSGAGYRLGYGFYPIMAFGTAFMAVTFSFIGKRVWQLGKKEGHITPAELIGRRYRSRALRLVFFGVMVIFTLPYIAIQPISAGYALESLLGIPYFAGALLVMGVIVAYVFLGGLRGVVWTDALQGAMMILLMITALMIAAAPHGGLIRANLTAFHRFPDLYSRPGPNNAFPLGIWFSYMILWFLCDPLFPQLFQRFFAAKDRRSLDITMLTYPLVTGLLFLLPVSIGVIGRLSLPGLKGKEADRILPLLMQQLADNWIGALVLTAGLAALMSTLDSQLLTLSSMFARDIPRRPHGAKNQQKIGRIFVIVLAVAGLAIAYRPPSTILTIATQTFTGLAVLFPTLVAGLYWPRATALGAGLSILIGETMVVLYALGWLPTLGFLPVVPVLLVTSVVIIVVSLLQRGRPSAEPELPGSIGGRPIGRKKAVTGGAVFAVLFLLGIDYWSWGSATPLILGFPWWLWYFVGLNGLLIVAMALFLRDRPL
- a CDS encoding altronate dehydratase, encoding MSLCPLHEKAIVLMPEDDVALARADIPSRTTLEYRGGMILVRETIKGGHKFALREIPRSAPVRKYGQIIGFATQKIRPGDHVHIHNVEAGSFARDQDFATEVKPPVAGQAAKTRTFLGFQRADGRVGTRNCIAVISTCNCSASVTRRIARHFRVGGLEAFPNVDSVFPVCHHSGCGMPMGGEDHERLQLILAGFATHPNIAGYLLVGLGCEMNQASSLVEAKGLTCPNLPLFQHPPIVNIQETGGTQEAVEKGVKIVLEMLPHANEARRTPQPVSSICLATQCGGSDADSGITANPALGLAADELVRCGGTVILGETAELYGAEHLLTRRARDEGVGRRLLERIRWWETYTRLFHSELDNNLSPGNKKGGLTTIYEKSLGAVAKGGNTPLNAVYLYGERVAEKGLVMMDTPSHDPTSVTGMVAGGANVVVFTTGRGSVFGFKPAPVIKVASNSRLYRKMIGDMDINAGVVLEGEPIGSVGREIFERIIAVASGERTKSELQGLGEEEFVPWILGPMQ
- a CDS encoding cupin domain-containing protein, which encodes MLVRNVKEVPEISLKTVLHEGKPLDITGTSIRWLVHNRYGGPEYRHNFALRHFTMKPGGKIPFHAHEYVEAVFVLEGSLIFKSETEAARVGPGDVIYTYTWEGHSLENPSKTETAVFTCTIDCPGDGSNCLEPEHP